The Thermomonospora curvata DSM 43183 DNA segment ATGCGCTTGTCGTCGATGACGTCGGAGTTGGCGGCGGTCAGCTTCAGCGCGGCGTCGATCGCGGCGCTGTAAGGGCGGGCCGCGTCGACCTGCTGGCTCCTGCGCTCGTCGATGTTCCGGCGCATGCCCTGCAACGAGTCCAGCAGCCTGGTGATCTCCGCGATGTGGGTGCGCTGGACGTCGCTGACCGCCCAGCCGCCCTTGCCGCTGGAGCTGCGAAAGCCGTTGATGGCCGCGTCGGTGCTCCTGCGCTGCTGCGTCAGCCTGTTCAGGTTGGCGCCGTCGGAGCGGCCCAGCCAGATCAGCGACAGCTTGCGCTCTTTTTGCAGCTCGGTGATGAGGGTCGCCGTCGGACGGCCGAGCGCCTGGTCCAGCTGGTTGACGGCCAGTAGGTTCAGTCCTTCACGGGCGGTCACCCAGGCCGCGAAGGCCCACAGCAGCGCCAGCGACACCAGCAGCGCGGTGATCTTGGATCTCAGGCTCCAGCGGGCAAGTCGTCGCAGCATGACTTCCTATCGCGGCCTATCTCATGGGGTTTCCGCAGCCGGTCGCCACAGACCGCCCCGGTGTCTCATCCGACCGAGTGCGATACGCGCCTAATCCGCCCATCGCACCGCAGCACCATAGCAACGACCCCTCAGGATGGATCGTGAAATAGCCACATGATGAGGAGTGCCCCATCTCACATCCTCGGGCCCGCAGATGGGGCACTCCCCCGCGTCTTCCCTGGTCAGGGCTCGACCAGCGAACCTTCCAGGCCCAGCAGGCCCCAGTAGTCGGCGCCGCTGCCGTAATAGCCGGTGCTGTAGCCGATCTGGCGCGCGACGAAGACCGCCCCCTGCGGGCACCGCTCATACAGCGGCTCCAGCATCCGGTGGCAGTGCTCGGTCAGCGCCTTGATGTGGGCGATCACGAACGGCACGTCGACGCCCAGCAGCAGCGCGTTCAGATCGCCCCAGGTGCGGTCGCGGTTCCAGGTGGCCAGGTCGTTGAGCAGCCGCAGCACCTTTTGGACCTGCCGGCTGACCTGGCGCAGCGGTTCCATGTGGTCGAGGATGTCGGGGTCGCCGACGTACATCCAGTGTGCGATGTTGCCCCAGACCGAGCCGAAGTTGTCGGCGTTGTCCAGGTAGCGCTCGTAGGTGGGCAGTTCGGCCTCGCCGCGGGCGTGGGCGTCCTTCCACTCCCACTCGCGCGCCATGCCCTCCAGCATCCGGCGCAGCTCCTCGCGCCACAGCGGGCCGAAGCGCGACCAGGCGGGGCCGGCCGCCACCAGGTCGCGCAGCTCCGCCAGGAACAGCCCCAGCTGGTCGCCGGGGGCGGGGTCGGCGCCGTCGCCGATCTCCAGGCAGCGGCCCACGGTGTCGCGGATCTGCTCCAGGGAGTCGGCGGCATGGTCCATGATCCAGTCCAGCGCGAACAGCCACGCCGAGGTGCGGTTGGACACCCGCAGCTGCGCGGCGCTGTACCAGGGGCCCTGCCCGCCGATGGCCTGGGCGACCTTGGTGAACAGCGAGGGCTCAAAGGGTGGGTCGGGGTAGAGGCCGCAGTAGGTGGCCGCGCAGTCGGCCAGGTCCCGGTCCAGGTCGACGATGAGGGCGGCCAGCCGCCCGGCCTCGACGGCGTCCACCACCGGGCCGGCGGTGGTGAACAGCGTGCGCTCGGTTCCGGTCGCCGTCACCGGTGGGCCTGCAAAGTCATCTGGACCGGGCGGCTGGGCCGTACGGTCAGGGTCAGCTGCGACTCGATGGGCCCGTCATTGCGCAGCACCGGCCGGGCCCGGCTCAGCAGGGACGCCATGATCAGCGTCGTCTCGATCTTGAACAGCTGCTCGCCCAGGCAGACGTGGTCGCCTCCGCCGAAGGGGAAGTAGGCGAACCGGCCGTGCCGCTGGATGCGCGCCTTGATCCGCTCGGGGGTGAACCGCTCCGGGTCGAACTCCTCCGGCCGCTCCCAGATCCGCCGGTCCCGGTGGGTGAGGTAGGGGCTGAGCACCACGGTGGCGCCCTTCTTGATCGGGACTCCGGCGATCACGTCGTCGTCCACGGCGACCCGCGGCACCGCCCACCCGACCGCGTGCATGCGCAGCACTTCCTGCAGGAACATCTGGGTGTAGGGAAGCCGCCGAATGTGCTCGGGCCGGGCGGGGCCATCGCCCACCTCGCTCCGGATCTCCGCATAGACCCGCTCGGCGATCTCGGGATACCGGTGCAGCGCCACCCACAGCCAGGTCAGCCCGTCGGCGGTGGATTCGGTGCCGGAGACGAACAAGGCCACCACATCGTCGCGGATGCGCTGGTCGGAGAAGGGCGTGCCGTCTTCCTCGCGCGCCTCGATCAGTTTCGAGACCACGTCATGGCCGCCGGGCGGGCGCTTGCGGCCCTCGGCGACCAGCGGCCGGAGGATCTCGTCCACCGTGCGGGTGGCGCGGCGGAAGGTCCGGTCACCGGGCATCGGCACCGCGTTGGGCACGAACGGCATGGCCATCCGCCACATGAACGAGCTCGAGGCGGCCGAGACCGCCGCACCCAGCCGGTCGATCTCCGCCACCGACAGCCGGTCGTCGAAGAACACCAGGCTGATCGCGCGGTGCATGAGCCGGTTCATCTCCCGGCGCACGTCCACCGGCTGATCGGCGGCACGGGCCAGCAAGTCGTCGGCGGCCGCGTTGATGGCCTCGGCCATCCGCTCGGTGAAGTGACTGATGTACTGCGCGGAGAAGACCCTGGCCAGCACCTGGCGGCTGGACCGCCACAGAGGGCCTTCACTGGAGATGCCGTTGCCGACCAGCCGGCTGACCGGCTTCCACATCACCACGCCGCGCTGGTAGTTGTCGGCCCGGTCGCGCAGCACATGCTGGACGTGGGCGGGGTCGGTGATCAGATAGGGCCGGAACAGTCCCAGATCGATCCGGGCGATCGCCCCCTCCGCCATGCGCCCGATCGATTCCAGAGCGTGCAGCGCGCCGCCCTGCCGGTACAGCGAGATCAGCCGCCGCAGCGGCACTCTCTCCAGCGAGGCGGTCGAAGCAGCCGAGTGCGCGCCGAGGGTTGTCGACATGACCGTCCCTTCACGGGGATTTGCACACAAACGACGGAGATCTCCTACAAAACGCTACGAAGTATCACACGAAGCCCACAAGCCAACAAGATCACCTTGACGAAACACCTCTCTTCCGGTAGGGGGGCCGGCCGCTCGACAGGGAGGGTTCACCTTCGCGTCAAGATCTTGCCCTGACGGAATTGATCATGTGATACTTCCACACAAGATCCGTTTGTCAGATTTGCAACGAAGGTGCGGAGTAGCCCGGCGATCCGTCTGGCAGCGGCCTGTGATGCCGACGATCGGCCCGGTTCCGGCACGCAGAATTGCGAGGGACGGCACAGGTGACCATCGACGGTACGGCCGAACGCACGACCCGCTCCCCCCGTCTTCT contains these protein-coding regions:
- a CDS encoding terpene synthase family protein; this encodes MTATGTERTLFTTAGPVVDAVEAGRLAALIVDLDRDLADCAATYCGLYPDPPFEPSLFTKVAQAIGGQGPWYSAAQLRVSNRTSAWLFALDWIMDHAADSLEQIRDTVGRCLEIGDGADPAPGDQLGLFLAELRDLVAAGPAWSRFGPLWREELRRMLEGMAREWEWKDAHARGEAELPTYERYLDNADNFGSVWGNIAHWMYVGDPDILDHMEPLRQVSRQVQKVLRLLNDLATWNRDRTWGDLNALLLGVDVPFVIAHIKALTEHCHRMLEPLYERCPQGAVFVARQIGYSTGYYGSGADYWGLLGLEGSLVEP
- a CDS encoding cytochrome P450 is translated as MSTTLGAHSAASTASLERVPLRRLISLYRQGGALHALESIGRMAEGAIARIDLGLFRPYLITDPAHVQHVLRDRADNYQRGVVMWKPVSRLVGNGISSEGPLWRSSRQVLARVFSAQYISHFTERMAEAINAAADDLLARAADQPVDVRREMNRLMHRAISLVFFDDRLSVAEIDRLGAAVSAASSSFMWRMAMPFVPNAVPMPGDRTFRRATRTVDEILRPLVAEGRKRPPGGHDVVSKLIEAREEDGTPFSDQRIRDDVVALFVSGTESTADGLTWLWVALHRYPEIAERVYAEIRSEVGDGPARPEHIRRLPYTQMFLQEVLRMHAVGWAVPRVAVDDDVIAGVPIKKGATVVLSPYLTHRDRRIWERPEEFDPERFTPERIKARIQRHGRFAYFPFGGGDHVCLGEQLFKIETTLIMASLLSRARPVLRNDGPIESQLTLTVRPSRPVQMTLQAHR